The Sporosarcina ureae genome includes a region encoding these proteins:
- a CDS encoding flagellar hook-basal body protein: MIRTMTTATNTMNQLQQRLDLIGNNLSNVGTHGYKSSAATFQELLFQQMNNDKADQAERSSDFGIRMGTGAHLGSLQMNWKVGSVQITDRQLDFALTEPKQHFNLIQPTDGGEEIIYSRKGNFYLSPTANGDNALVNEEGLAVADSAGRPIVFSGQATDYQIRPNGVLQVTTPQGTQEFNLGVTVLEKPDSMVQLSATNFGLPTDLAALGLTANDVLTEMTGAGRSQIGLQNQALETSNVEYEKEMADLISTQRAYQFNARSVTMADQMMGLINGIR; this comes from the coding sequence ATGATCCGCACGATGACTACAGCGACCAACACGATGAACCAGTTGCAGCAACGTCTCGACTTGATCGGCAACAACTTATCGAACGTCGGTACGCATGGATATAAATCCTCGGCAGCTACATTCCAAGAACTTTTATTCCAGCAAATGAATAATGACAAAGCCGACCAAGCCGAGCGCAGTTCAGATTTTGGCATCCGTATGGGGACAGGCGCACATCTCGGTAGCTTGCAAATGAACTGGAAAGTGGGCTCTGTTCAAATAACGGACCGCCAGCTAGACTTTGCGCTAACAGAACCGAAACAACATTTTAATTTGATCCAGCCAACGGACGGTGGAGAAGAAATCATTTATTCACGTAAAGGGAATTTCTACTTATCCCCAACTGCAAACGGGGACAATGCGCTAGTCAATGAAGAAGGACTCGCAGTGGCGGATAGCGCAGGTCGTCCAATCGTCTTTTCCGGACAGGCAACCGACTATCAAATTCGTCCGAACGGTGTATTGCAAGTGACGACACCGCAAGGCACACAGGAATTTAATCTCGGTGTCACCGTCTTAGAAAAACCTGATTCCATGGTTCAACTTTCCGCAACCAACTTTGGTTTGCCGACAGACCTAGCAGCGCTCGGACTGACAGCAAATGACGTATTGACTGAAATGACAGGCGCTGGACGAAGTCAGATTGGCTTGCAAAATCAAGCGCTCGAAACTTCCAACGTAGAGTATGAAAAAGAAATGGCGGATTTGATTTCGACGCAACGTGCCTATCAATTCAATGCGCGTTCCGTAACCATGGCGGACCAGATGATGGGCTTAATTAATGGCATTCGCTAA
- a CDS encoding DNA-directed RNA polymerase subunit beta gives MTDKNKNFKKITEPLSPVQPFEPLKTPEPAEMEEPIELTETDPVVPAEMDEVAVAVAEPLTADEEVQEDIESTTEIEAPETAPDAPEEAIEETPLVETEPVKKLPAPEESNTTFWSKIKSKWPRRERAEKIAKPVSEMRWVQVRMIPIWLRLLIVLVLLVLAAIAGTMVGFSVIGDGSVGDVFKKETWTHIFDIMNGK, from the coding sequence ATGACAGATAAAAATAAAAACTTCAAAAAAATAACAGAACCACTATCACCCGTGCAACCATTCGAACCATTGAAGACTCCCGAACCGGCAGAAATGGAAGAACCGATCGAACTGACAGAGACAGATCCTGTCGTACCCGCTGAAATGGACGAAGTGGCAGTTGCGGTCGCAGAGCCACTCACAGCAGACGAAGAAGTTCAAGAAGACATTGAGTCGACAACGGAGATAGAAGCGCCTGAAACTGCTCCTGATGCTCCAGAAGAGGCAATAGAAGAAACACCACTAGTCGAAACAGAACCTGTCAAAAAATTGCCTGCGCCAGAAGAGTCCAACACGACATTCTGGTCAAAGATCAAATCAAAATGGCCACGCAGAGAGCGCGCTGAAAAAATCGCAAAACCCGTTAGTGAAATGCGCTGGGTCCAAGTCCGCATGATCCCGATCTGGTTGCGACTGCTGATTGTACTCGTATTGCTTGTCCTAGCAGCTATAGCAGGTACCATGGTTGGATTCAGTGTAATTGGTGACGGATCAGTAGGCGATGTCTTTAAAAAAGAGACATGGACGCATATTTTTGATATCATGAACGGTAAATAA
- the spoIID gene encoding stage II sporulation protein D: MITVIGVDEPIPLEEYVVGVVAGEMPADFHPEALKAQVIAARTYAARNTDKGAKPIAKDVSAQVYRTESERKERWGKAFNDNEKKVRKAAEETKGQIIVYGEEIISAMFFSTSNGKTEAAQNFSGNPVEYLQSVESPGEEDVAPTVERKQELTLTEWNRKLGFNWDANQFRELKLVRNQTGRVQKIISGQYETSGRQIREKLHLASTDFNIAYDVNNQIVHITTVGYGHGVGMSQYGAEAFAQKGWTADQIVSHYYTGTKIQQINLPEDRCLKSS, from the coding sequence ATGATCACGGTCATAGGTGTGGACGAGCCGATTCCGCTAGAAGAGTATGTCGTCGGAGTGGTAGCAGGTGAGATGCCGGCTGATTTTCATCCCGAAGCATTGAAAGCGCAAGTGATTGCTGCCCGCACATATGCCGCAAGAAACACAGACAAAGGGGCCAAGCCGATCGCTAAAGATGTCTCTGCTCAAGTGTATCGCACAGAATCTGAACGTAAAGAGCGTTGGGGCAAGGCGTTCAACGACAATGAAAAGAAAGTGCGCAAAGCGGCGGAAGAGACGAAAGGTCAAATCATTGTGTACGGGGAAGAAATCATATCCGCCATGTTTTTCTCTACATCCAATGGAAAAACTGAAGCTGCACAAAACTTTAGCGGCAATCCAGTCGAGTATTTACAGAGCGTGGAAAGTCCAGGCGAAGAAGATGTAGCCCCTACCGTAGAGCGCAAGCAAGAGCTAACATTGACTGAATGGAATCGTAAACTCGGTTTCAACTGGGATGCCAATCAATTTCGTGAACTGAAGCTCGTTCGCAATCAAACCGGACGTGTCCAGAAAATCATCTCTGGACAATATGAAACAAGTGGGCGACAAATTCGTGAAAAGCTTCATTTGGCCTCTACCGATTTCAATATTGCGTATGATGTTAACAATCAAATCGTCCATATTACGACCGTTGGTTATGGCCATGGAGTCGGGATGAGTCAATACGGTGCGGAGGCTTTTGCGCAAAAAGGATGGACCGCAGATCAAATTGTGTCTCACTATTATACAGGCACAAAAATCCAGCAAATAAATTTACCTGAAGATCGATGTTTAAAATCCTCTTAA
- the glpK gene encoding glycerol kinase GlpK, with protein MTKKYILALDQGTTSSRAILFDKKGDIFHTAQQEFTQYFPKPGWVEHNADEIWSSVLSVIAAVISEKNIAATQIEGIGITNQRETTVVWDKHTGNPVYHAIVWQSRQTADVCEELKAAGHDDVFRTKTGLLIDSYFSGTKVKWILDNVEGAREKADNGDLLFGTIDTWIIWKLSGGAAHVTDYSNASRTLMYNIHDLEWDEELLNILNVPKTMLPTVCQSSEIYTHTDTRHFFGHNAPIAGIAGDQQAALFGQACFESGMVKNTYGTGCFMLMNTGEKAVTSDNGLLTTIAWGIDGKVEYALEGSIFVAGSAIQWLRDGLRMFRSASESESYAKRVQSTDGVYVVPAFVGLGTPYWDSDVKGAVFGLTRGTTKEHFVRATIESLAYQTKDVLDAMEADSGISLKTLRVDGGVVDNDFLMQFQADLLNVPVERSTINETTALGAAYLAGLAVGFWKDRNEIADYWRLDRPFEPNMEEAVREDLYKGWQKAIHATIAFK; from the coding sequence ATGACGAAAAAGTATATCCTAGCGCTCGATCAAGGTACGACGAGCTCACGTGCGATCCTATTTGATAAAAAAGGTGACATCTTCCATACCGCGCAACAGGAATTTACGCAGTATTTTCCGAAGCCTGGCTGGGTGGAGCATAATGCGGATGAAATTTGGAGCTCGGTTCTGTCTGTCATCGCGGCTGTCATTTCTGAAAAAAATATTGCCGCCACGCAAATTGAGGGGATTGGCATCACCAATCAACGTGAAACGACGGTCGTGTGGGATAAGCATACTGGCAACCCAGTTTACCATGCGATCGTTTGGCAATCCCGCCAGACAGCTGACGTGTGTGAAGAATTAAAAGCGGCAGGGCACGATGATGTATTCCGCACTAAAACGGGCTTGCTAATTGATTCGTATTTCTCAGGAACGAAAGTGAAATGGATTTTGGACAATGTAGAAGGCGCGCGTGAAAAAGCTGACAACGGAGACTTGCTATTTGGCACAATCGATACGTGGATTATTTGGAAATTGTCAGGCGGTGCAGCACATGTTACCGACTACTCGAATGCCTCGCGCACGCTCATGTACAATATTCACGACTTGGAGTGGGATGAAGAGTTACTCAACATATTAAATGTTCCTAAAACAATGTTGCCGACTGTCTGCCAATCTTCCGAAATTTACACACACACGGATACTAGACACTTCTTCGGTCACAATGCACCAATCGCGGGGATCGCTGGTGATCAGCAGGCGGCTTTATTTGGCCAGGCGTGCTTTGAAAGCGGGATGGTGAAAAACACGTACGGCACAGGTTGTTTCATGCTGATGAATACAGGGGAGAAAGCGGTGACGTCTGATAACGGGTTATTGACGACCATCGCGTGGGGAATTGATGGGAAAGTGGAATACGCACTTGAAGGCAGTATTTTCGTCGCGGGTTCTGCGATTCAATGGCTGCGTGACGGACTGCGTATGTTCCGTAGCGCGTCTGAAAGTGAAAGTTATGCGAAGCGCGTCCAATCGACGGATGGTGTCTACGTCGTACCGGCATTCGTCGGGCTCGGCACACCGTACTGGGACAGCGACGTCAAAGGCGCGGTATTCGGCTTGACTCGCGGTACAACAAAAGAACATTTCGTGCGCGCTACTATCGAATCACTCGCTTACCAAACGAAAGACGTTCTCGACGCAATGGAAGCGGACTCGGGGATTTCATTGAAAACGTTACGGGTTGATGGGGGCGTGGTGGACAATGACTTCCTGATGCAATTTCAGGCAGATTTGCTTAACGTGCCAGTCGAGCGTTCGACGATCAATGAAACGACGGCTCTCGGTGCGGCGTATCTTGCAGGTCTGGCGGTAGGATTTTGGAAGGACCGCAATGAAATCGCAGACTACTGGCGTCTCGATCGACCTTTTGAGCCGAATATGGAAGAGGCGGTACGCGAAGATCTCTACAAAGGGTGGCAAAAAGCTATTCACGCAACGATTGCCTTTAAATAA
- a CDS encoding flagellar hook-basal body protein produces the protein MFRGFYTVGSGMIAQQRRTEMLSNNIANANTPGYKAEQSTIRAFPDMLMSRLDSTRVPTEKGLNFRNLSEVGELSTGVYMQETLPLFAQGQLRETEQKTDIALFDGPMEVNEETGVAGTVFFTLEGENGGQYYTRNGNFAVNAEGYLTNPSGLYVLDDAGNRIELTSDDIRVTDSGAIFAGETEVATLGIAYSDAPDTMSKQDNGLFTTIDGNALPTGGTYSMQQGYLEDSNVDAARSMTDMLTAYRAFEANQKILQAYDRSMEKAVNEVGRVN, from the coding sequence ATGTTTCGTGGTTTTTACACAGTAGGATCAGGCATGATCGCACAGCAACGCCGTACGGAAATGCTGTCAAACAATATCGCGAACGCCAACACGCCAGGCTATAAGGCGGAGCAGTCGACGATTCGTGCATTTCCTGACATGTTGATGTCCCGCTTGGATTCAACGCGCGTACCGACGGAAAAAGGCTTGAACTTTAGAAATCTTTCCGAAGTCGGTGAACTTTCGACGGGCGTTTATATGCAAGAAACCTTGCCGTTATTCGCACAAGGACAGTTGCGTGAAACGGAACAGAAGACCGACATCGCGTTATTTGATGGACCGATGGAAGTCAATGAAGAGACAGGCGTTGCAGGAACCGTGTTTTTCACGCTAGAAGGTGAGAATGGCGGTCAATACTATACACGAAACGGTAATTTCGCTGTCAACGCAGAAGGATACTTGACCAATCCATCCGGCTTATATGTCCTAGACGATGCAGGCAATCGGATCGAACTGACAAGTGATGATATTCGCGTGACGGATTCAGGAGCGATCTTCGCCGGGGAAACAGAAGTCGCGACGCTAGGTATTGCCTACTCTGACGCACCGGATACAATGTCCAAGCAAGACAACGGACTCTTCACGACGATCGACGGCAATGCGTTACCTACAGGCGGCACCTACTCGATGCAACAAGGCTATCTCGAAGATTCCAACGTCGATGCCGCGCGCTCGATGACGGATATGCTGACAGCCTATCGTGCATTTGAAGCCAATCAAAAAATCCTACAAGCTTATGATCGCAGTATGGAAAAAGCGGTCAATGAAGTAGGTCGGGTCAATTAA
- the murA gene encoding UDP-N-acetylglucosamine 1-carboxyvinyltransferase: protein MEKIIINGGRTLQGNVRVEGAKNAVLPILAAALLASEGVNVIRDVPNLSDVRTINEVLKSLNAKITHDPEKGEVIVDSRGRLADEAQFEFVRKMRASILVMGPLLARNGFARIALPGGCAIGSRPIDQHLKGFEAMGAEISFGHGHVEAKVDGRLKGAKIYLDFPSVGATENIMTAAALAEGTTIIENAAKEPEIVDLSNFINEMGGKVVGAGTDTIRIEGVQTMYASVHHIIPDRIEAGTFMVAAAITGGDVTIDNAVPEHSTALISKLTEMGVDITPLDEGIRVTAKHPLKAVDLKTMPHPGFPTDMQSQMMALMLTATGIGVLTETVFENRFMHVEEFRRMNADVKIEGRSVIVSGPSKLQGAEVAATDLRAAASLILAGLVAEGVTRVTELIHLDRGYVNFDKKLKALGADITRVSTEQEVSESQLV from the coding sequence CATCTGAAGGAGTGAATGTCATTCGTGATGTTCCCAATCTCTCAGATGTACGGACGATTAATGAAGTGCTTAAAAGTTTAAACGCAAAAATCACGCATGATCCAGAAAAAGGGGAAGTCATCGTAGATTCACGTGGAAGACTAGCTGATGAAGCACAATTTGAATTTGTACGTAAAATGCGCGCATCCATTTTAGTAATGGGACCGTTACTGGCGCGTAACGGATTCGCACGTATTGCATTGCCAGGCGGCTGTGCAATCGGTTCAAGACCCATTGACCAACATTTGAAAGGCTTCGAAGCAATGGGAGCAGAAATTTCATTTGGACATGGTCATGTTGAAGCAAAAGTAGACGGACGATTAAAAGGCGCGAAGATCTACTTGGATTTCCCAAGCGTAGGTGCAACAGAAAATATTATGACGGCTGCTGCTCTCGCGGAAGGTACAACGATCATCGAGAACGCTGCCAAAGAACCTGAAATTGTCGACTTGTCGAATTTCATCAATGAAATGGGCGGTAAAGTCGTAGGTGCAGGTACGGATACTATTCGTATCGAAGGTGTACAGACAATGTATGCATCGGTTCATCACATTATTCCGGATCGTATCGAAGCAGGAACATTCATGGTAGCTGCAGCAATTACAGGTGGAGACGTTACCATCGACAATGCAGTACCTGAACATTCTACAGCTTTAATTTCCAAATTAACGGAAATGGGCGTAGACATTACTCCGTTGGATGAAGGGATTCGCGTTACAGCGAAGCATCCACTAAAGGCAGTTGACTTGAAGACGATGCCGCATCCAGGTTTCCCGACAGATATGCAATCACAAATGATGGCATTGATGTTAACAGCTACCGGTATCGGTGTGTTAACGGAAACCGTATTTGAAAATCGTTTTATGCACGTTGAAGAATTCCGCCGTATGAACGCGGATGTGAAGATCGAAGGGCGTTCTGTTATTGTTTCAGGGCCTTCAAAACTCCAAGGTGCGGAAGTCGCAGCCACAGACTTGCGTGCCGCTGCATCACTCATCCTAGCCGGACTCGTAGCAGAAGGCGTTACACGTGTGACTGAATTGATTCACTTAGATCGCGGTTATGTGAACTTTGATAAAAAGCTCAAAGCCCTAGGCGCAGACATAACACGTGTTTCAACTGAACAAGAAGTTTCAGAATCTCAACTAGTATAA
- a CDS encoding single-stranded DNA-binding protein, producing MNQLALVGNITKDLVLKEHASGRVNTTFVLAINRSFKNANGEVATDFVLCSVWGRSAENLVRHCGKGSLVGVSGSIQTRNYEREDRSKVYVTEVVCNEIRFLSKSIKSQHAEMKTHSSTEPKRFEEAKSTETALPIF from the coding sequence GTGAACCAATTGGCTTTAGTAGGGAACATCACCAAAGACCTCGTATTAAAAGAACACGCATCAGGACGTGTCAACACCACGTTCGTCCTCGCTATCAATCGCAGCTTCAAAAACGCAAACGGGGAAGTAGCAACCGACTTCGTGCTGTGCTCCGTCTGGGGACGATCCGCCGAAAACCTAGTCCGTCACTGTGGCAAAGGATCGCTCGTAGGCGTCAGTGGAAGCATTCAGACCCGGAACTACGAACGCGAAGATCGATCGAAAGTGTATGTCACGGAAGTCGTGTGCAATGAAATCCGCTTCTTGTCGAAATCAATTAAATCTCAACACGCAGAAATGAAAACACATTCGTCTACTGAGCCCAAACGTTTTGAAGAAGCGAA
- a CDS encoding YwpF family protein — MKTFKMISVEVIQESGVLAFPLFDGIIINQENSHRLWVLELFIDAKHKDIMEKWKVEETLLTVRVVISYPGNEPASFDVAVENWRQIGDRISVLMKGRLKRVRSKYPEHLLEELMDEGLEGDALLEQFQTAMWDRPKLKRDTELDEKTKL, encoded by the coding sequence TTGAAGACGTTTAAAATGATTTCGGTGGAAGTAATTCAGGAGAGCGGTGTGCTTGCATTCCCGCTATTTGACGGCATTATTATCAACCAGGAGAACAGTCATCGTTTGTGGGTGCTGGAGCTATTCATTGATGCCAAGCATAAGGACATTATGGAAAAGTGGAAAGTCGAAGAGACATTACTGACCGTGCGCGTCGTCATTTCGTATCCTGGCAACGAGCCCGCTTCATTTGATGTGGCGGTGGAAAATTGGCGGCAGATCGGGGACCGGATTTCCGTTTTGATGAAAGGACGGTTGAAGCGTGTCCGATCGAAGTATCCCGAGCATTTGCTGGAAGAGTTGATGGATGAAGGTTTGGAAGGCGATGCGCTGCTCGAGCAATTCCAAACGGCTATGTGGGATCGGCCGAAGTTGAAGCGTGACACGGAGCTTGATGAGAAGACGAAGTTGTGA
- a CDS encoding M23 family metallopeptidase, with the protein MREEKPKAPSQENKKTKNGWFWPAIYTSVALLFIGMVWGYTALTTEESAPSEVAKVEQPKENATVETNAAKETLKYPFDEAKVDQVAILQEFYDAEADEAVREKALLVFNQTYVTSKGLSLSMDGEPFEAVAAMSGTVEEVIVDSFKGTEIRLKHADGKSTVYGSLTGVLVKEGDTVEQGQVLAETTQNEWNPEAGVHLQFEIQQDGVAVNPHDFLAF; encoded by the coding sequence ATGCGAGAAGAAAAACCAAAGGCCCCTTCTCAGGAGAACAAGAAAACGAAGAACGGCTGGTTCTGGCCTGCCATTTATACGAGCGTAGCGCTTTTATTCATCGGCATGGTATGGGGATACACCGCATTGACGACGGAAGAATCAGCACCGTCTGAAGTGGCAAAAGTAGAGCAGCCAAAAGAAAACGCCACGGTAGAAACAAACGCAGCAAAGGAAACACTGAAGTATCCATTCGATGAAGCAAAAGTAGATCAAGTCGCCATCTTACAAGAATTTTATGATGCAGAAGCAGACGAAGCAGTGCGTGAGAAAGCACTACTCGTATTCAACCAGACGTACGTCACCAGCAAAGGACTTTCTCTATCGATGGATGGAGAACCATTCGAAGCTGTAGCGGCAATGAGTGGAACAGTCGAAGAAGTCATCGTGGATTCATTCAAAGGCACAGAAATTAGATTGAAACACGCGGACGGAAAGTCAACAGTCTACGGTTCATTGACAGGCGTACTTGTGAAAGAAGGCGACACAGTCGAACAAGGACAAGTGCTTGCCGAGACGACGCAGAATGAATGGAATCCTGAAGCAGGCGTCCACTTGCAATTCGAAATCCAGCAAGATGGAGTAGCCGTAAATCCACACGATTTCCTAGCATTTTAA
- a CDS encoding sporulation transcriptional regulator SpoIIID, with protein sequence MHEQIRKRCVRLGKLLIETNLTVRALANATGYSKSTVHKDLTERLPNVDPCLSREVAEILAYHKSIRHLRGGEATRQKWKNETEAQKADA encoded by the coding sequence GTGCACGAGCAAATTAGAAAACGCTGCGTACGACTGGGCAAGCTACTGATCGAGACCAACTTGACAGTGCGCGCGCTAGCCAATGCGACCGGCTACTCCAAAAGCACGGTCCACAAAGACTTGACCGAACGACTACCAAATGTAGATCCATGCTTGTCACGGGAAGTCGCAGAAATTCTGGCCTACCACAAATCCATCCGCCACCTACGCGGAGGAGAAGCCACCCGCCAAAAATGGAAAAATGAAACCGAAGCTCAAAAAGCAGATGCCTAA
- a CDS encoding rod shape-determining protein, with amino-acid sequence MFSKDIGIDLGTANVLIYVKDNGLVINEPAVMAIDKRTDEPVAFGEEAYHMMGRSPEHIQIVRPMKAGNIAEFEMTRVLIRHFLEKALGKSLRLKPHITVCCKADTTRVEKNVIRQVLMGAGAKQVVIEEESKVAALGAGIDISKPSGNMIVDLGAGTTDASVLSMGEIVSFTKTNIGGLHFDQCIIQHIRKKHNVYIGEKTAEQVKKGIGVVLMSGEKPNTMNVHGSDLATGIPKTIEVTAEEIRQALQLPISKIIETTRDALEDTPPELAADIAQRGIILIGGGAWLPGIDTLLSEHLNVPVFIAENPLTCMAEGAGLLLDSDGKTSTRII; translated from the coding sequence ATGTTTTCAAAAGATATTGGAATAGACCTAGGTACCGCCAATGTATTGATATATGTGAAAGACAACGGTCTCGTCATCAATGAGCCGGCTGTCATGGCGATCGATAAGCGTACGGACGAGCCTGTGGCGTTTGGTGAAGAGGCGTATCACATGATGGGTCGTTCACCAGAACATATCCAGATCGTACGTCCAATGAAAGCTGGGAACATTGCGGAGTTTGAGATGACCCGCGTGTTGATCAGACACTTCCTCGAAAAAGCGCTAGGAAAAAGCCTGCGTCTCAAACCCCATATTACGGTATGCTGTAAAGCGGATACGACGCGAGTGGAAAAAAACGTGATCCGACAAGTGCTGATGGGGGCGGGAGCCAAACAAGTCGTTATAGAAGAAGAATCAAAAGTAGCGGCACTTGGTGCAGGTATTGATATATCCAAGCCTTCAGGCAATATGATAGTCGATCTCGGTGCGGGCACGACAGATGCATCCGTGCTGTCGATGGGGGAAATCGTATCGTTTACGAAAACGAATATTGGCGGCCTTCATTTCGATCAATGTATCATCCAACATATACGAAAAAAACATAATGTTTATATAGGTGAAAAAACGGCAGAACAAGTGAAAAAAGGCATTGGTGTCGTGTTGATGAGTGGAGAAAAACCGAACACGATGAATGTGCATGGTAGCGACCTGGCAACAGGCATTCCGAAAACGATTGAAGTCACAGCGGAAGAGATTCGTCAGGCATTGCAACTACCGATTAGTAAAATCATAGAGACAACTAGAGACGCGCTGGAAGACACACCGCCTGAGCTCGCTGCGGATATCGCACAGCGGGGCATCATTTTAATCGGCGGTGGCGCATGGCTACCGGGAATAGATACCTTATTATCCGAACACCTCAACGTTCCGGTTTTCATTGCGGAAAATCCACTTACTTGTATGGCGGAAGGCGCTGGACTGCTACTAGACTCGGATGGTAAAACTTCAACACGCATAATTTGA
- the fabZ gene encoding 3-hydroxyacyl-ACP dehydratase FabZ: MLNAQQIQEIIPHRYPFLLVDRIEELEEGKRAVGLKNVSINEDFFNGHFPGYPVMPGVLIVEALAQVGAVALLKKEENKGRLAFFAGIDNCRFKRQVTPGDTLRLEVEIVRLRGSIGKGKAIATVEGEVACEADITFALGPVQEQ, translated from the coding sequence ATGCTGAATGCTCAACAAATACAAGAAATTATCCCGCATCGCTATCCATTTTTGCTCGTCGATCGCATCGAAGAACTCGAAGAAGGTAAGCGTGCAGTCGGGTTAAAAAACGTTTCAATCAATGAAGACTTCTTCAACGGTCACTTCCCAGGCTATCCGGTCATGCCAGGCGTCCTCATCGTAGAAGCACTGGCCCAAGTCGGCGCTGTCGCTCTACTCAAAAAAGAAGAAAACAAAGGCCGTCTAGCATTTTTCGCAGGCATCGACAACTGCCGCTTCAAACGTCAAGTCACACCAGGCGACACCCTTCGTCTCGAAGTGGAAATTGTGCGCTTGCGTGGTTCAATCGGTAAAGGAAAAGCCATCGCAACCGTTGAAGGCGAAGTGGCATGCGAAGCAGATATTACGTTCGCACTCGGCCCCGTCCAAGAGCAATAA